The stretch of DNA TCGCGCTGACGGTCATCAGCGGGGGCAGCGTCGGTAAGGAGATCGATACGGCGCTCGTCGAAGCGGACGCGATCGCCCGTCGCTATCCCTACCAGGCGAGAGCTGCGGCGCGAGAGGCGGTCAACGACGAAACGATCGCGTTTCAGGACCGATTTATTTCCAAACTGGGCGACGAGGTCGAACTCGGGCACGTTCCGACGCCCGACGTCGCGATCGTCGAGGCGGTAGCCGTCGGCGACGGCTGGTTTGTCCCCTCGCTCTCGATCGGTCACACCGTTGCGTACGTTAGGGCCGCGGAGAAGTTGATCATCGAGGTGAACGACTCGATCCCTCGCGATATCGGTCGGTTTCACGATGTCTACGAGCGGTCGCTGCCCCCGGATCGGGGGCCGATTCCGCTCGAGGAGCCGGCGGACCGAATCGGTGGGTCGCGGATCGAGTTCGATCCGGCGGCTCTCCTCGCCGTCGTCGAGACCGAGGCGGCCGACGATCCGTACGACTTCCGCGAGCCGTCGGCGACCGACCGGGAGATCGCCGCGAACCTCGCGACGTTCCTCGAGGCCGAACTCGACCGTTGCTCGATGTTCGACGACCGGATCGCCCTTCAGTTCGGCGTCGGAAGCCTTGGCAACGCGCTCATGGGCGCGCTGTCGTCGATCGACTTCGGCGACCGGGACGTCTACTACTTCGGCGAGGTGTTCCAGGACGGTCTGCTCGAGATGATCGAGAACGGGACGCTCGCGGGTGCCAGCGCGACGGCGTTCGCCCTCTCCGCGGCGGGCCAGCAGCGGCTGTTCGACGACATCGACGGTTACAGCGAGTCAATCGTCCTCCGCCCGGCGGACCTCTCGAACAGCCCGGCGTTGATCGACCGCTTCGGCGTCGTCGGGATCAACAGTGCCATCGAGGTCGATCTCTACGGCCACGCGAACTCGACGCACGTCGACGGCTCGCGCGTGCTGAACGGGGTCGGCGGCAGCGGCGACTTCAACCGCAATGGCGTGCTCTCGATCACTACGCTTCCCTCGAGACACGGCGCGGAGACATCGTGTATCGTGCCGATGTGTCCCCACGTCGATCACTCGGAACATGATATCTCGGTCGTGATCACCGAACGGGGCGTCGCCGACCTCCGCGGGCGCTCCCCTCG from Natronorubrum tibetense GA33 encodes:
- a CDS encoding acetyl-CoA hydrolase/transferase C-terminal domain-containing protein, coding for MSGGLEKTDAPVDAASAATYVDPEAVVAVSGFGAVGYPKALPLALAADDRDLALTVISGGSVGKEIDTALVEADAIARRYPYQARAAAREAVNDETIAFQDRFISKLGDEVELGHVPTPDVAIVEAVAVGDGWFVPSLSIGHTVAYVRAAEKLIIEVNDSIPRDIGRFHDVYERSLPPDRGPIPLEEPADRIGGSRIEFDPAALLAVVETEAADDPYDFREPSATDREIAANLATFLEAELDRCSMFDDRIALQFGVGSLGNALMGALSSIDFGDRDVYYFGEVFQDGLLEMIENGTLAGASATAFALSAAGQQRLFDDIDGYSESIVLRPADLSNSPALIDRFGVVGINSAIEVDLYGHANSTHVDGSRVLNGVGGSGDFNRNGVLSITTLPSRHGAETSCIVPMCPHVDHSEHDISVVITERGVADLRGRSPRERSRLLIEHCAHPEVVDDLEAYVARGETAGGHIPHHLESAFSWRS